Proteins encoded within one genomic window of Oncorhynchus tshawytscha isolate Ot180627B linkage group LG02, Otsh_v2.0, whole genome shotgun sequence:
- the LOC112222788 gene encoding solute carrier family 2, facilitated glucose transporter member 11: MQVSIMASPAEHIQSFVNQTWLRRYEVPVSDSTNMLIWSFIVSVFSLGGWVGAIHSGSLPVTYGRKKVLLFNNIVALVAAVLMVFSPMAKSFEMILLGRFLYGYNAGLGWNVQLMYLGESSPKMLRGFLTITINIFSSLGKVTGQIVGIKELMGTEDMWPWLMALSGLPAILQFVTLLFFPEAPRYLYIDKGDTEGCRKALHWLWQEDDLQMEMDEMGKERASMQGQNVKTIWDVLTSRCVRWQLLVLVIPCASVQFCGFNAIYFYAFDIFREAGVAEDKMHYLSIGIGTTDLITIILCSLLIDHAGRKMLMGYGYLLMGVIMSILIVMLSIKDLYSWVPYANIALIFSVVCIYGLGPSGIASILLADIFLQAWRPSAYVISGSINWLSLFLIGMFFPFLVDGLGQFCFLIFVAYCLFSAVFVLYFIPETKGKGMVEIMEDFNKLNYKNRGTDTEKADFVMATKF; encoded by the exons ATGCAAGTTTCCATCATGGCTTCTCCAGCTGAG caCATCCAGAGCTTTGTGAACCAGACCTGGCTGAGGAGGTATGAGGTTCCAGTAAGCGATTCAACCAACATGCTCATCTGGTCTTTCATAGTGTCTGTGTTCAGCCTGGGAGGATGGGTCGGGGCTATACACAGTGGCAGCCTCCCTGTCACCTACGGCAG GAAGAAAGTCCTGCTGTTCAACAACATAGTGGCCCTCGTAGCCGCTGTACTGATGGTCTTCAGTCCCATGGCCAAGTCCTTTGAGATGATCCTGCTGGGCAGATTTCTCTATGGATATAATGCTG GCCTGGGGTGGAACGTGCAACTGATGTATCTGGGCGAGAGTTCACCCAAGATGCTGAGAGGATTCCTGACCATCACCATCAACATCTTCAGTAGCCTGGGGAAAGTCACGGGTCAGATTGTTGGAATCAA ggagCTGATGGGTACCGAAGACATGTGGCCCTGGCTCATGGCCCTTAGTGGCCTACCTGCCATCCTCCAATTTGTGACCTTGTTGTTCTTCCCTGAGGCTCCCCGCTATCTATACATCGACAAGGGAGACACTGAGGGATGCAGAAAAG cCCTGCACTGGCTGTGGCAGGAAGATGACCTGCAGATGGAGATGGATGaaatggggaaggagagagcgagcATGCAGGGCCAGAATGTTAAGACCATTTGGGATGTGCTGACTTCTCGCTGTGTCAGGTGGCAGCTGTTGGTTCTGGTCATCCCCTGTGCCAGCGTTCAGTTCTGTGGGTTTAACGCG ATTTATTTCTACGCTTTTGACATCTTCCGTGAGGCTGGAGTAGCAGAGGACAAGATGCATTACCTGTCCATTGGCATCGGAACAACAGATCTCATCACCATCATTCTCTGT TCTCTGTTGATCGACCACGCGGGCAGGAAGATGCTGATGGGCTATGGCTACCTGTTGATGGGAGTCATCATGTCCATCCTGATTGTTATGCTGTCTATCAAG GACCTGTACTCATGGGTCCCGTATGCTAACATCGCCCTCATCTTCTCTGTCGTCTGCATTTATGGACTAGGACCTT CTGGAATAGCCAGCATCCTCCTTGCAGATATCTTCCTGCAGGCCTGGAGACCGTCCGCTTACGTCATTAGCGGCTCCATCAACTGGTTAAGCCTGTTCTTGATTGGAATGTTCTTCCCCTTCCTAGTG GATGGACTGGGTCAGTTCTGCTTCCTGATCTTTGTAGCATACTGCCTCTTCAGCGCAGTGTTTGTACTCTACTTCATCCCAGAGACCAAAGGCAAGGGCATGGTGGAGATCATGGAGGACTTTAACAAACTCAACTACAAGAACAGGGGAACAGACACGGAAAAGGCTGACTTTGTTATGGCAACGAAATTTTAA